Below is a genomic region from Mycolicibacter hiberniae.
CGTTGAAGGATTGTGGGCGGTTCAGAGTCAGCGTCACGACGCCGCGGTCATCGCGGTGTTGCAAGAGCAGCGGTTCTTCCATCGCGTCGACCTCACTCGATTGCCGCTGCGGTGATCTCGTGCTCGGCGCAGCGTGGGACGTCTCGATCCTGCCAGCGAACGTCTTCGAGACGCCAGCACCGGCCGCGATCACGAACTACCGGCGCACTCGAGTAGCACGAGAACGCCCCCGCCGGCGCGAGGCTTGTCCCCCAACCGCCGTCTCGGTTCTGCCCGATGCCCCACTGTCACGGACCGGTTGGCCGCTGCGCACAATTCAGTCGGGGCGGATCTCCGTGGGATCTAGGCCGAAAACCTGCACCGCAGCCGACTTGCCCTTCACGGAGTACGATCCCCGGTCGATCAGCCCGGACGGCCGAACGGCCAGGGCGTCGACAGTTTGCCGGGTGAGCAGAATGGCGTCACCTGTCTTCTTGGTCAGCTGCTCGACGCGGGACGCGACGTTTGTCGTGTCGCCGATCACCGCGAACTCGAGATGTCCTCCCGCACCGATGGTTCCGGCGATCACCTTTCCGGTGTTGATCCCGATACCGATCCGCAGATCGCCGCCGAACCGATCAGTCACCCGGCGATGAATCGCGACGGCGGCCGACACCGCGGCGTCGGCATGATCGTCGAGGGCATTCGGCGCGCCGAAGACGGTCATGGTGCCGTCGCCGAGGAACTTGTTGACATGCCCGCCCGCGTCGAGTACTGCGGGCACCACGATCTCGAGTACCGCGTTGAGCCGCGCGACGGTGTCCTCCGCGGAATGGACCTCGGCGAACGCGGTGAATTCCCGGATGTCGATGAACATCACGCTCACCTCGCGGCGCTCACCCATGAAGGCATCGTCACCCTGTTCGAGCAGCCGCGCCGACAGAGCCGGATCGACATAGGTCCCAAATGCCACCTGAAGTCGTTGCCGCTCAGCCAAACCCGCCTGCATGCGGTTGAACGATGCCGCCAGCGCGCCCAGGTCATCGTCTTGGACCACCGGCAGTCGGTGGCTGTAGTCCCCGCCTGCCACACGCTCAGTGCCTCGTGCGAGGTCGCGTATCGGCAACAGGGATTGGGAGAATGCGGCACCGACCGTGATCGGAATCGCGTAGCCGAGCGTCATCGCGATCCCGATCACGACGGCACGCACAGGATCCGCACCGGTCCGCAGAAACACCGCTCCCAACATCGCGCCGGACACGGCGTTCTGGAAGACGCCCGCCAGCATGGCCGTGTTTGTCCAAGCGGCAAAGGTCGGCCGGGAGCGGGGCATGCAGTCACCGGTTTCGGTGTCGCCGGCGATGGCTATCCGCACGGGTCGCATCGCGCCCTCCACGAAGCTGCGCACACCGACCAGCTGGACGGCCGTTCCGATAGCCGCGCCCAGGATCGCGTACTGCACCAGCCGCGATCCCGTCGCCCCGGCAATCGCTCCAACGACGACCGCTGCCAGGGCCACCATGAGGCCGGTACCGACGATTGCCCGGGTGACGGTGGTCCGGGCCCAGCGGTAGTTGGCTTCCAGTGCCGTTGCGGGATCGACCCGATGGCCGGCTGCCCACTGCTCGATGAGGCGGGCGCCGCCCAGCCCGGGAAGCACATTCACGAATGCGACCACCGGCACACAGGCCACGATGAACACGGCCGCTTCGACGTAGTGACTGTCCCCCTCGAAGGCCACGATGACAAACGCCGAAACAAGGAGTACTGCGAGCACAATGCCGCAGGTGACCACGTAGATAGCCCAGGAGTACCTCGCCGCGAATCGATCCCAGGTCCATTGCCAGATGCGATCCATGCCCATAACGAAACACCCCCGGCCATGAACGGGGGGCGTTTCGCGTGGGTGCACTACCCAGTTTCGAAAACGACATGGTCGCCGCAACCTCTCATCGAGAGTGCTGCGACGACCATGTCAACCCGTCCGTTTCGAACCGGGGGGCGTCGTCAGGAACTACCTAGTGGGCGTGCCCGTGATGCCCGTGGCCGGCGTGCGGATCGACCTCGACGGGCTTCTCCACGACTGCGGTTTCCGTGGTGAGCACCACCGGCGACACGTCGACACCGTCGGCGACCTTGGGACGTCACCAGGACACCAAGCGCCGTCGACACCTTGGTTGCAGCGCGCGGCGGAAAATACGCCGACGCCCAGCTTCTCGTCGCCGCTCAGCGAGGAGGCCAGCTCCGCCAGCGCTGCACGGGCCTGGACCAGCGCCACGCCGCCGCCGGTGACGATGCCCTCCTCGACCGCGGCCTTGGCCGCCGCCACCGCGTCTTCGACCCGGTGCTTGCGCTCCTTGAGCGCGGTCTCGGTCGCCGCCCCCACCTTGATCACGGCGACGCCACCGGCCAGTTTGGCCAGCCGCTCCTGCAGCTTCTCCCGGTCCCAGTCGGAGTCGGTCGCCTCGATTTCGGCGCGCAGCTGCTTGACCCGCCCGGCGATGGCCTCGGCGGTCCCGGCACCGTCGACGATCACGGTGTCGTCCTTGCTGACCACCACCCGGCGTGCCGTGCCCAGCACATCCAGGCCGGAGTCGCGCAAGGTCAGGCCCACGTCGGGGTTGATCACCTGCGCGCCGGTGACGATCGCCAGGTCCTCCAGGAACGCCTTGCGCCGGTCGCCGAAGTAGGGCGCCTTGACCGCAACGGCCTTGAGCGTCTTGCGGATCGCGTTGACCACCAGGGTCGACAGCGGCTCGCCCTCGACGTCCTCGGCGATGATCAGCAGCGGCTTGCCCGCCGCGGCGACCTTTTCCAGCAGCGGCAGCAGGTCCGGCAGCGAGCTGATCTTGTCGCGGTGCAGCAGGATCAGCGCGTCCTCCAGCACGGCTTCCTGCGCGTCGAAGTCGGTGACGAAATACGCCGACAGGAAGCCCTTGTCGAAGCCGACGCCGTCGGTGATCTCCAGCTCGGTCGACAGCGTCGAGGATTCCTCCACGCTGACCACGCCGTCGCTGCCCACCTTGGTCATCGCCTCGCCGACCAGCTCACCGATCTCCTCGTCGCGCGAGGACACGTTGGCCACCTGCGCGATCGACTCCTTGCCCGAGACCGGGGTGGCCGCGGCCAGCAGTGCCTGCGAGACCGCGTCGGCGGCCTTGGCGATGCCGGAGCCCAGCGCAATCGGGTTGGCGCCGGCCGCGACGTTGCGCAGGCCGCCGGAGATGATGGCCTGGGCCAGCACCGTGGCGGTGGTGGTGCCGTCGCCGGCCACGTCGTTGGTCTTGGTGGCCACCGACTTGACCAGCTGCGCGCCGAGGTTCTCGAACGGGTCTTCCAGGTCGACGTCCCGGGCCACGGTGACGCCGTCCATGGTCACCGTGGGGCCGCCGAAGGACTTGGCCAGCACCACGGTGCGTCCCCGCGGGCCCAGCGTCACCCGGACGGCGTCGGCGAGCTTGTTCACGCCGGCTTCCAGCGCCCGGCGCGCGGCCTCGTTGAACTCAATCTGCTTGCTCATAGGTGTTGCGCCCTTTTCTTTACGCGTGCCGCCCCGGACATCACCCGTATTACGGGGATCTCCGGGGCGGGCACGGTGGTTGCTTCGTGGCTACTTGGCGACGACGGCCAGCACGTCACGCGCGGACAGGATCAGGTACTCCTGGCCGCCGTACTTGATCTCGGTGCCGCCGTACTTGCTGTACACGACGACGTCGCCCTCGGCGACGTCCAGCGGGATCCGCTTGCTGCCGCTCTCGTCCCACCGGCCGGGACCGACGGCGACGACGGTACCCTCCTGCGGCTTCTCCTTGGCAGTGTCCGGAATGACCAGACCGGAAGCGGTCGTGGTCTCGGCCTCGTTGGCCTGAACGAGGATCTTGTCCTCGAGTGGCTTGATGTTCACGCTCGCCACGATTGGAGCCCTCCACATTGTCTGGGATGCGACCCGGCATACGCCGAGCCCATCGGAACGTACTTACTTAAGGTGTTCGGCATTCGTGCCAGCCCTCGCGTCGTCGTCGCGGGTGCCGAGCGAGAAACCGACCGACTGCCACCTAGCACTCTATACATGAGAGTGCTAGCACTCAAGGAGACCCCGCTGCGAATCGATCAGCGGATCTGGCCCGCCACCACCGGCAGGCCGGGATTGGTCGCCACGTCCAGCGGCGACGGCGCCGCTCCGGCGGCGATCAGGTGCGCGGCGAACGACCCGATCATCGCCCCGTTGTCCGTGCACAACCGCAACGGCGGGATCCTCAGCGTCAACCCGGCCGCCTCGCAGCGCTGCTCGGCCAGCTCGCGCAGCCGGGAATTGGCGGCCACCCCGCCGGCGATCAGCAGGGTGCCCACGCCCAGGTCGGTGGCCGCGCGCACCGCCTTGGCGGTCAGCACGTCGGCAACCGATTCCTGGAATCCGGCCGCCACATCGGCCGGCGAGAACGCCGGATCGGTGGCGTTCTTCTCGATGTAGCGCGCCACCGCCGTCTTGAGCCCCGAGAAGCTGAACACATAGGGAGCGTCGCGTGGGCCGGTCATCCCGCGCGGGAACCACACGGCCTCCCGGTCACCGGTGCGAGCCAGCTCGTCCAGGGCCCGCCCACCCGGATAGCCGAGCCCGAGCAGTCTGGCCACCTTGTCGTAGGCCTCCCCCGCTGCGTCGTCGACGGTGCTGCCCAGCTCGGCGATCGGCGCCCCCAGCGACCGCACGTGCAACAGGTGGGTATGACCGCCGGAGACCAGCAGGCTCACGCACTCCGGCAGGGGGCCGT
It encodes:
- a CDS encoding adenylate/guanylate cyclase domain-containing protein; translation: MDRIWQWTWDRFAARYSWAIYVVTCGIVLAVLLVSAFVIVAFEGDSHYVEAAVFIVACVPVVAFVNVLPGLGGARLIEQWAAGHRVDPATALEANYRWARTTVTRAIVGTGLMVALAAVVVGAIAGATGSRLVQYAILGAAIGTAVQLVGVRSFVEGAMRPVRIAIAGDTETGDCMPRSRPTFAAWTNTAMLAGVFQNAVSGAMLGAVFLRTGADPVRAVVIGIAMTLGYAIPITVGAAFSQSLLPIRDLARGTERVAGGDYSHRLPVVQDDDLGALAASFNRMQAGLAERQRLQVAFGTYVDPALSARLLEQGDDAFMGERREVSVMFIDIREFTAFAEVHSAEDTVARLNAVLEIVVPAVLDAGGHVNKFLGDGTMTVFGAPNALDDHADAAVSAAVAIHRRVTDRFGGDLRIGIGINTGKVIAGTIGAGGHLEFAVIGDTTNVASRVEQLTKKTGDAILLTRQTVDALAVRPSGLIDRGSYSVKGKSAAVQVFGLDPTEIRPD
- the groES gene encoding co-chaperone GroES, with the translated sequence MASVNIKPLEDKILVQANEAETTTASGLVIPDTAKEKPQEGTVVAVGPGRWDESGSKRIPLDVAEGDVVVYSKYGGTEIKYGGQEYLILSARDVLAVVAK
- the tsaD gene encoding tRNA (adenosine(37)-N6)-threonylcarbamoyltransferase complex transferase subunit TsaD, giving the protein MTIVLAIESSCDETGVGITRLNSDGTVTLLADEVASSVSEHTRFGGVVPEIASRAHLEALGPTMRRALATAGVDRPDVVAATIGPGLAGALLVGAAAAKAYAAAWGVPFYAVNHLGGHLAADVYAHGPLPECVSLLVSGGHTHLLHVRSLGAPIAELGSTVDDAAGEAYDKVARLLGLGYPGGRALDELARTGDREAVWFPRGMTGPRDAPYVFSFSGLKTAVARYIEKNATDPAFSPADVAAGFQESVADVLTAKAVRAATDLGVGTLLIAGGVAANSRLRELAEQRCEAAGLTLRIPPLRLCTDNGAMIGSFAAHLIAAGAAPSPLDVATNPGLPVVAGQIR